Part of the Effusibacillus pohliae DSM 22757 genome is shown below.
AAGTGATCGGGATTGCCTACAACGGGAATGAAGTGCTGGATCTGATCGAAACCCACATGCCCGATGTGGTTATCCTTGACATAATCATGCCGGTGCTGGACGGAATCGGTGTGCTGGAAAAAATTCAAAGCATGGAGTTGAAACCGCAACCGAAAGTGATCATGTTAACCTCGTTTGGTCAGGAAACGATCACCAAGCGGGCTGTCGAACTGGGGGCGTCTTATTACATTTTGAAGCCGTTTGACATGGATATTCTGATCAACCGAATCCGCCAGGTGGTGCGCATTCCAACCGGCGGCAAGCAGCCGCCCGTGATGACGCGGGGCAAAAACGTGGACGCTTCGATTACCAACATCATCCATGAGATCGGCGTGCCGGCCCATATCAAGGGGTATCACTACCTGCGGGAAGCAATCAACATGGTATACAAGGATGTGGAAATTCTCGGCTCGATCACGAAGGTACTGTATCCGAA
Proteins encoded:
- the spo0A gene encoding sporulation transcription factor Spo0A translates to MSQIRVLVADDNREFADLLKEFISEQRDMEVIGIAYNGNEVLDLIETHMPDVVILDIIMPVLDGIGVLEKIQSMELKPQPKVIMLTSFGQETITKRAVELGASYYILKPFDMDILINRIRQVVRIPTGGKQPPVMTRGKNVDASITNIIHEIGVPAHIKGYHYLREAINMVYKDVEILGSITKVLYPKIADKYNTTPSRVERAIRHAIEVAWGRGNIDAIRAVFGYTVSVGKAKPTNSEFIAMVADKLRIEAKIG